A genomic segment from Dermatobacter hominis encodes:
- a CDS encoding MarR family winged helix-turn-helix transcriptional regulator, which produces MDTAPPPGGTAQPGGDAPVTRFPDRTAWDRPGFLLWHATLRWQREVAEALRPLELTHVQFVLLAGTAWLTARGGPPSQRELADHAGTDAMMTSQVVRALEQRGLIRRSDDPNDARVKRLRCTTAGRELAARAVTEVQAVDDRFFGADGDRRATVDVLRGLAGRDADGAVT; this is translated from the coding sequence ATGGACACCGCTCCGCCGCCGGGCGGCACGGCCCAGCCCGGGGGCGACGCACCCGTGACCCGGTTCCCCGACCGCACCGCGTGGGACCGCCCGGGGTTCCTGCTGTGGCACGCGACGCTCCGGTGGCAGCGCGAGGTCGCCGAGGCGCTGCGGCCGCTCGAGCTGACCCACGTCCAGTTCGTGCTGCTCGCCGGCACGGCGTGGCTGACCGCCCGCGGCGGGCCGCCCAGCCAGCGGGAGCTCGCTGACCACGCCGGCACCGACGCGATGATGACGTCGCAGGTCGTGCGGGCCCTCGAGCAGCGGGGGCTGATCCGCCGCAGCGACGACCCGAACGACGCCCGCGTCAAGCGGCTCCGCTGCACCACCGCCGGGCGGGAGCTGGCGGCCCGGGCCGTGACCGAGGTGCAGGCCGTCGACGACCGGTTCTTCGGCGCCGACGGCGACCGCCGGGCGACCGTCGACGTGCTGCGCGGCCTCGCCGGCCGCGACGCCGACGGCGCCGTCACCTGA
- a CDS encoding MMPL family transporter, with protein sequence MFGRLGGWCCRRRGRVLVIWLLVFVVGGALSGALGNSFKSEFNLPDVESKHGMDILEDDFGGEGAGTSGTIVFESASGFDDATRTQLNAFLDQVAEVRDTTVQSPFAPGGERQISVLDGAEGRIAFAQIEVPGELEQESAQEYAEEVQALAPDVDGVRIEYGGQMFSEFEPPESELLGLAFAIVILIVAFGSVLAMGLPIGVALGGIGVGSILLTILSNVITMPDFATTLGVMIGLGVGIDYALFIVTRYREQLHLGHSVEESVAIAIDTSGRAVTFAGLTVVISLLGMLLMGVSFVQGLGIGAATVVAVTMVASLTLLPALLGFAGERVDRTRWRGLIAAGLIALALLGLGLKIQPLAAGAFLVAIVVLVLGFFWSPLKREVPRREPKPLRDTTSYRWSRIVQRHPWSMALGATAFLVVLMIPTFAMRLGFPDEGNDPAGTTTREAYDLLAEGFGPGYNGPLMLVATLPDGTTPEALQAITTAVQETPGVAFASPAIPNDEQDPTAALWRVIPTTAPQDEATTELVHHLRDDVLPAAEDGSGVDVLVSGFVAVTVDFTAFVSERLFLFFGAVLTLSFILLMVVFRSLLVPVKAVIMNLLSIGAAYGVLVAVFQWGWAKDLFGIEPAPIEPFMPMMLFAIVFGLSMDYEVFLLSRIREEWVRTGDSHASVADGLAATARVITAAAAIMVFVFGSFLGESVRTIKLFGFGLALAVLLDATVVRMLLVPATMELLGDRNWWLPKWLDRILPHVNVEGTLEHSNPGEDDTPDDTPDEDRELEPVG encoded by the coding sequence GTGTTCGGTCGACTCGGTGGGTGGTGCTGCCGCCGACGGGGACGTGTCCTCGTCATCTGGCTGCTCGTGTTCGTGGTGGGCGGCGCGCTCAGCGGTGCGCTGGGCAACTCGTTCAAGTCGGAGTTCAACCTCCCCGACGTCGAGTCCAAGCACGGCATGGACATCCTCGAGGACGACTTCGGGGGCGAGGGCGCCGGGACGTCGGGCACGATCGTGTTCGAGTCGGCGAGCGGCTTCGACGACGCCACGAGGACCCAGCTGAACGCGTTCCTCGACCAGGTCGCCGAGGTCCGGGACACGACGGTGCAGAGCCCGTTCGCCCCCGGCGGCGAGCGCCAGATCTCGGTGCTGGACGGCGCGGAGGGCCGGATCGCCTTCGCCCAGATCGAGGTGCCCGGCGAGCTCGAGCAGGAGTCGGCGCAGGAGTACGCGGAGGAGGTGCAGGCGCTCGCACCCGATGTCGACGGCGTCCGCATCGAGTACGGCGGCCAGATGTTCTCGGAGTTCGAGCCGCCCGAGTCGGAGCTGCTCGGCCTGGCGTTCGCGATCGTGATCCTCATCGTCGCGTTCGGCTCGGTCCTGGCGATGGGCCTCCCGATCGGCGTCGCCCTCGGCGGCATCGGCGTCGGCTCGATCCTGCTGACGATCCTGTCGAACGTCATCACGATGCCCGACTTCGCCACGACGCTCGGGGTGATGATCGGCCTGGGTGTGGGCATCGACTACGCGCTGTTCATCGTCACCCGCTACCGGGAGCAGCTCCACCTCGGCCACTCGGTCGAGGAGTCGGTCGCGATCGCCATCGACACGTCGGGGCGCGCGGTGACCTTCGCCGGCCTGACCGTCGTGATCTCGCTCCTCGGCATGCTGCTGATGGGCGTGAGCTTCGTGCAGGGCCTCGGCATCGGCGCCGCCACGGTCGTCGCCGTCACGATGGTCGCCTCGCTCACCCTGCTGCCGGCCCTGCTGGGGTTCGCCGGCGAGCGCGTCGACCGGACGCGCTGGCGGGGCCTGATCGCCGCCGGGCTGATCGCGCTGGCGCTGCTCGGCCTGGGCCTGAAGATCCAGCCGCTGGCCGCGGGCGCCTTCCTCGTCGCGATCGTCGTGCTGGTCCTGGGCTTCTTCTGGAGCCCGCTCAAGCGGGAGGTGCCGCGCCGCGAGCCCAAGCCGCTCCGGGACACCACGTCCTACCGGTGGAGCCGGATCGTGCAGCGGCACCCCTGGTCGATGGCGCTCGGCGCGACCGCCTTCCTGGTCGTGCTGATGATCCCGACGTTCGCCATGCGGCTGGGCTTCCCCGACGAGGGCAACGACCCGGCCGGCACCACCACGCGGGAGGCCTACGACCTGCTCGCGGAGGGCTTCGGCCCCGGCTACAACGGCCCGCTCATGCTCGTGGCCACGCTGCCCGACGGCACGACGCCCGAGGCGCTGCAGGCGATCACGACCGCGGTGCAGGAGACGCCCGGCGTGGCGTTCGCCTCACCGGCGATTCCGAACGACGAGCAGGACCCGACCGCGGCGCTGTGGCGGGTGATCCCGACCACCGCCCCGCAGGACGAGGCCACCACCGAGCTGGTGCACCACCTCCGCGACGACGTGCTCCCGGCGGCCGAGGACGGGAGCGGCGTCGACGTGCTGGTGTCGGGCTTCGTCGCCGTCACGGTCGACTTCACGGCGTTCGTGTCGGAGCGGCTCTTCCTGTTCTTCGGGGCGGTGCTGACGCTGTCGTTCATCCTCCTGATGGTCGTGTTCCGGTCGCTGCTGGTCCCGGTCAAGGCCGTGATCATGAACCTGCTGTCGATCGGCGCCGCCTACGGCGTGCTCGTCGCCGTGTTCCAGTGGGGCTGGGCGAAGGACCTCTTCGGGATCGAGCCGGCGCCCATCGAACCGTTCATGCCGATGATGCTGTTCGCGATCGTGTTCGGCCTGTCGATGGACTACGAGGTGTTCCTCCTGTCCCGCATCCGCGAGGAGTGGGTCCGCACCGGCGACTCCCACGCCTCGGTCGCCGACGGCCTCGCCGCCACGGCGCGGGTCATCACCGCGGCCGCGGCGATCATGGTCTTCGTCTTCGGCAGCTTCCTCGGCGAGTCGGTCCGCACCATCAAGCTGTTCGGCTTCGGCCTCGCGCTGGCGGTGCTGCTCGACGCCACGGTGGTCCGCATGCTGCTCGTGCCCGCCACGATGGAGCTGCTGGGCGACCGCAACTGGTGGCTGCCGAAGTGGCTCGACCGGATCCTCCCGCACGTCAACGTCGAGGGGACGCTCGAGCACTCGAACCCCGGCGAGGACGACACGCCCGACGACACCCCCGACGAGGACCGCGAGCTCGAGCCCGTGGGCTGA
- a CDS encoding ribonuclease J — translation MAAPVHITFLGGLGEIGRNCAALELEGQILLIDCGLMFPDSDMLGVDLVLPDFTWLLERADDIVGCIATHGHEDHVGGLSYLLREASFPVFGTELTLGLARGRIEESGLMGQTDLCVAADGDVWEIGPFEVEFIPTTHSVPQAVATAFHTPQGTIVHSGDFKIDLTPVDGRLTDLSRLGALADGEGIRLLLADSTNADQRGHSRSETEVGRVLHQLMYEQRGRRLIVACFASHIHRIQQLADAAVDSGRVIAPLGRSMRRNMSMAREMGLLRIPDSSLIDVEDVDRREPGKVLVLCTGSQGEPMSALTLLAGQENRWLKLHPDDTVILSSHPIPGNEHAVTKVIDNLFRQSVEVIHSGVSDVHATGHAKAEELKLYQSILKPDWFVPVHGEYHHLVAHARLAEIMGTPHDHIVVAEDGDRLVLDDDGLREVGRVPAEYVYVHGTVGDVGTGVLSDRRILADEGVVSAIVCVDRKRRTIVSGPQITTRGWVYEAEAGELLDDLAARVRTAVEGGLAEDAERPRLEKLVRKAAGSFVSDRTRRRPMIVPVVLEV, via the coding sequence ATGGCGGCCCCGGTCCACATCACGTTCCTCGGGGGCCTCGGGGAGATCGGCCGCAACTGCGCGGCGCTCGAGCTCGAGGGGCAGATCCTGCTCATCGACTGCGGGCTCATGTTCCCCGACAGCGACATGCTCGGCGTCGACCTCGTGCTGCCCGACTTCACCTGGCTGCTCGAGCGCGCCGACGACATCGTCGGCTGCATCGCCACCCACGGTCACGAGGACCACGTCGGCGGGCTCTCCTACCTGCTGCGGGAGGCGAGCTTCCCGGTGTTCGGCACCGAGCTGACCCTCGGCCTCGCCCGGGGTCGCATCGAGGAGTCCGGCCTGATGGGCCAGACCGACCTGTGCGTCGCCGCCGACGGCGATGTGTGGGAGATCGGTCCGTTCGAGGTGGAGTTCATCCCCACGACGCACTCGGTGCCCCAGGCGGTGGCGACCGCGTTCCACACGCCGCAGGGCACGATCGTCCACAGCGGCGACTTCAAGATCGACCTGACCCCGGTGGACGGCCGGCTGACCGACCTGTCGCGACTCGGCGCGCTGGCCGACGGCGAGGGCATCCGCCTGCTGCTCGCGGACTCGACCAACGCGGACCAGCGCGGCCACTCCCGCTCCGAGACCGAGGTCGGGCGCGTCCTGCACCAGCTGATGTACGAGCAGCGCGGCCGCCGGCTGATCGTGGCGTGCTTCGCGAGCCACATCCACCGGATCCAGCAGCTCGCCGACGCCGCGGTCGACTCGGGCCGCGTGATCGCACCGCTGGGCCGTTCCATGCGGCGCAACATGTCGATGGCCCGGGAGATGGGCCTGCTGCGCATCCCCGACTCGTCGCTGATCGACGTCGAGGACGTCGACCGCCGTGAGCCCGGCAAGGTCCTGGTGCTGTGCACCGGATCCCAGGGCGAGCCGATGTCGGCGCTGACGCTGCTCGCCGGGCAGGAGAACCGCTGGCTGAAGCTGCACCCGGACGACACGGTGATCCTGTCGAGCCACCCGATCCCCGGCAACGAGCACGCGGTCACCAAGGTGATCGACAACCTGTTCCGCCAGAGCGTCGAGGTCATCCACTCCGGCGTCTCGGACGTCCACGCCACCGGCCACGCCAAGGCCGAGGAGCTCAAGCTCTACCAGTCGATCCTCAAGCCGGACTGGTTCGTGCCGGTCCACGGCGAGTACCACCACCTCGTCGCCCACGCCCGCCTGGCCGAGATCATGGGCACGCCGCACGACCACATCGTGGTGGCCGAGGACGGCGACCGGCTGGTGCTCGACGACGACGGGCTCCGCGAGGTCGGTCGGGTGCCCGCCGAGTACGTCTACGTGCACGGCACGGTGGGCGACGTCGGCACCGGCGTGCTGTCGGACCGGCGGATCCTGGCCGACGAGGGCGTCGTGTCCGCGATCGTCTGCGTCGACCGGAAGCGCCGCACGATCGTCTCCGGGCCGCAGATCACCACCCGGGGCTGGGTCTACGAGGCCGAGGCGGGCGAGCTGCTCGACGACCTCGCCGCCCGGGTCCGCACCGCGGTCGAGGGCGGCCTGGCCGAGGACGCGGAGCGGCCCCGGCTCGAGAAGCTGGTGCGCAAGGCGGCCGGCAGCTTCGTGTCGGACCGCACCCGGCGGCGCCCGATGATCGTCCCGGTCGTGCTCGAGGTCTGA